Proteins co-encoded in one Ziziphus jujuba cultivar Dongzao chromosome 9, ASM3175591v1 genomic window:
- the LOC107426063 gene encoding sodium/hydrogen exchanger 2, protein MGFSLGSLLGGLRSGPDEASVNSVTLFVLLLCSCIVIGHLLEKNRWMTESVTALVIGLCSGIIILLTTEGKSSRLLLFNEEFFFIYLLPPIIFNAGFQVKKKQFFRNFITISLFGAVGSLISFVIIWLGTLQLFKSLDIGFLEVKDYLALGAIFSATDSVCTLQVLNQDETPLLYSLVFGEGVVNDATSVVLFNAIQKFDLSHISSTIAFQFVGNFLYLFLTSTFLGVAVGLLSAYVIKKLYFGRHSTDREVALMVLMAYLSYMVAELFDLSGILTVFFCGIVNSHYTWHNMTESSKVTTKHTFATFSFVAEIFIFLYVGMDALDIEKWNFVSKSPGKSVGVSAILLFLVLVGRAAFVFPLSFVSNLTRRSQSEKIGFKQQVTIWWAGLMRGAVSIALAYKQFTMSGHTQLPGNAVMITSTITVVLFTTVVGGLLTKPLIRMLLPQPKQSSSMLSSETSQKSLTVPLLANGQDSEADLGANHIPRPTSLRMLLARPSRSVHYYWRMFDDACMRPVFGGRGFVPPVLDSPKEDILH, encoded by the exons ATGGGATTCAGTTTGGGGTCTCTTCTTGGGGGGTTGAGATCGGGCCCCGATGAAGCTTCGGTAAATTCTGTTACTCTATTTGTGTTGCTCCTTTGTTCCTGCATTGTGATTGGTCATCTTTTGGAGAAGAACAGATGGATGACTGAATCAGTTACTGCCCTTGTCATT GGTCTGTGTTCTGGAATTATTATTCTACTAACCACTGAGGGAAAAAGCTCGCGCCTTTTACTTTTcaatgaagaattttttttcatttatcttcTTCCACCGATTATATTCAATGCTGG TTTCCAGGTCAAAAAGAAGCAGTTTTTCCGAAACTTTATCACAATCAGCTTGTTTGGTGCTGTTGGTAGCTTGATATCATTTGTCATAATATGGCTTG GTACATTACAGTTATTCAAAAGTTTGGATATTGGCTTCTTGGAAGTGAAAGACTATCTTG CACTGGGAGCGATCTTTTCTGCTACAGATTCAGTTTGCACCTTGCAG GTGCTTAATCAGGATGAAACACCTTTACTCTACAGTCTAGTCTTTGGAGAAGGTGTGGTAAACGATGCCACATCTGTGGTACTTTTCAATGCAATCCAGAAATTTGATCTCTCTCACATCAGCTCAACCATTGCGTTTCAgtttgttggaaattttttatatctatttttgaCAAGCACATTCCTTGGTGTGGCA GTTGGATTGCTTAGTGCATATGTCATAAAGAAGTTGTACTTTGGCAG GCATTCTACTGATCGTGAAGTTGCGCTTATGGTTTTAATGGCTTATCTTTCTTATATGGTGGCAGAA CTATTTGATTTGAGTGGCATTCTTACTGTATTCTTTTGCGGGATTGTTAATTCACACTATACCTGGCATAATATGACTGAGAGCTCAAAAGTAACAACCAA GCATACTTTTGcaacattttcatttgttgcAGAGATTTTCATCTTCCTATATGTTGGTATGGATGCCTTGGACATTGAGAAGTGGAATTTTGTAAGCAAAAG CCCTGGAAAATCAGTTGGGGTCAGTGCAATATTGCTTTTCCTGGTTTTGGTTGGAAGAGCAGCTTTTGTATTCCCTCTGTCCTTTGTATCCAACTTAACAAGGAGGTCTCAGAGTGAGAAAATTGGGTTCAAGCAGCAG gtTACAATATGGTGGGCTGGACTCATGCGAGGAGCTGTATCCATCGCACTTGCTTATAAACAG TTTACAATGTCAGGGCATACTCAACTACCAGGCAATGCAGTCATGATTACCAGTACCATTACAGTTGTTCTTTTCACTACTGTG GTGGGTGGATTATTGACCAAGCCTCTCATAAGGATGTTGCTACCACAGCCTAAACAATCAAGCAGCATGCTGTCCTCTGAAACTTCTCAGAAGTCTCTAACTGTGCCGCTTCTCGCTAATGGCCAAGATTCAGAAGCTGACTTGGGTGCCAACCACATTCCTCGTCCAACTAGTCTGCGGATGCTCTTGGCAAGGCCAAGTCGCTCAGTTCATTATTACTGGCGAATGTTTGACGATGCTTGCATGCGTCCCGTGTTCGGTGGCAGGGGTTTTGTTCCTCCAGTCCTTGATTCACCCAAGGAAGACATTTTGCACTAG
- the LOC107414236 gene encoding vacuolar protein sorting-associated protein 24 homolog 1 yields MEKVMNILKPKPNPQQQLRDWQCRLRQECRNIERQIRDIQREEKSVQKAIREAAKRNDMVSAKALAKEIVRSRKTVTRLYENKAQLNSISMHLRESVAIARTVGHLSKSADVMKLVNNLMKAPEVATTMQEFNKEMTKAGVIEEIVNDAVDSALDSEDMEEEIEEEVDKVLTAIAGETAAELPEAIRKEIIKQPSQTSENGQEEEAIPEGVDDEEELEEIRARLAKVRS; encoded by the exons atgGAGAAGGTGATGAACATTTTGAAGCCAAAGCCAAACCCACAGCAACAATTGAGAGATTGGCAGTGTAGACTCCGCCAAGAGTGCCGCAATATTGAACGTCAGATTCgag ATAtacaaagagaagagaaaagtgTGCAGAAAGCCATTAGAGAAGCTGCCAAGAGGAATGACATGGTCTCTGCTAAG GCACTTGCAAAAGAAATTGTCAGATCAAGAAAAACAGTGACCCGTCTTTATGAAAATAAGGCACAACTCAATTCAATATCAATGCACCTTAGGGAAAGTGTTG CTATTGCCCGTACTGTGGGGCATTTATCTAAAAGTGCAGATGTTATGAAGCTTGTCAATAATCTCATGAAAGCTCCAGAGGTGGCTACTACAATGCAAGAGTTCAACAAAGAAATGACCAAG GCAGGGGTGATTGAGGAGATTGTAAATGATGCTGTTGACTCAGCACTAGACTCTGAGGATATGGAAGAGGAGATAGAAGAAGAGGTTGATAAGGTTTTGACTGCCATTGCTGGTGAGACTGCCGCAGAGCTTCCTGAAGCTATCAGGAAGGAGATAATAAAACAACCTTCTCAGACATCAGAAAATGGACAGGAG gagGAAGCAATACCCGAGGGTGTTGATGATGAGGAAGAATTGGAAGAAATAAGAGCTCGACTGGCCAAAGTACGGTCATAA
- the LOC107426028 gene encoding F-box protein At1g49360 gives MGDLLQSQEPQPQPPLLFLLGELSGETKHGLVDPIDNTFNSIDFPELESQSECLSSNFGWLLILSRETSSLFFFNPITRHRIDLPFWNHLFAVAAFSAPPTSPDCSVFAVEMPKYSCRLRIDTLNVGQKAWTRHGYFNNIKTTFTGVVEAAYSKGCLYCVDMRGRVGIFDGKHGSWKVVPCKGFQKVQVPYLVEFNGEIYAAKKGAYGEVEKLERLIMDDNRAVWKEVKDLGDVDVYLGPYGSCFLPLHGENMEKKFFIANLRPKSMYPISTVDLDDCICKKSSISVPESYGCYYTPVWIQRQNP, from the coding sequence ATGGGTGATCTTCTTCAATCTCAAGAGCCACAGCCACAGCCACCTCTTCTGTTCTTGCTCGGAGAACTCTCCGGCGAAACCAAGCATGGTTTGGTCGACCCAATCGACAACACGTTCAACAGCATCGACTTTCCTGAACTCGAAAGCCAGTCCGAATGCCTTTCTTCCAACTTCGGTTGGCTACTCATACTCTCACGTGAAACCTCTtcactcttcttcttcaacccCATTACTCGTCACAGAATCGACCTCCCATTCTGGAACCATCTTTTTGCCGTCGCCGCTTTCTCTGCTCCTCCAACCTCCCCTGATTGCTCTGTTTTCGCCGTGGAGATGCCCAAGTACTCTTGCAGACTTCGTATAGATACTCTTAACGTGGGACAAAAGGCTTGGACCCGCCATGGCTACTTTAACAACATAAAAACCACCTTCACTGGCGTTGTCGAAGCAGCCTATAGTAAGGGATGTTTGTACTGCGTGGATATGAGGGGGAGAGTTGGAATCTTTGATGGAAAACATGGAAGTTGGAAGGTTGTTCCTTGCAAAGGTTTTCAGAAAGTTCAAGTTCCTTATCTGGTTGAATTCAATGGAGAAATATATGCAGCAAAGAAAGGAGCCTATGGAGAGGTTGAGAAACTTGAGAGGTTGATCATGGACGATAATAGGGCCGTTTGGAAGGAGGTAAAGGATTTGGGTGATGTTGATGTATATCTTGGACCATATGGTTCTTGTTTTTTGCCTTTGCATGGTGAAAATATGGAGAAGAAGTTTTTTATTGCTAATCTTAGACCTAAATCGATGTATCCAATCTCCACCGTTGATCTTGATGACTGCATCTGTAAGAAGAGTTCAATCTCGGTTCCCGAATCCTATGGTTGTTATTACACACCGGTTTGGATTCAGAGGCAAAACCCATAG